AGAAGTGATGGGTGGAATCGAGCCGGCGAGAACGATGATACTTGAAGCATTGCATGCAGGAAAGCATGTTGTGACGGCAAACAAGGATCTCTTAGCTGCACATGGAAAAGAGTTGTTGGATGCTGCGGAAGAAAAGCATTGTGATTTGTTGTTTGAGGCGGCAGTGGCAGGCGGAATTCCAATTATCCGACCATTGAAGCAGTGTCTTGCGGGAAATGAGATCGATGAAGTAATCGGTATTGTAAATGGTACAACAAATTACATTTTAACAAAGATGTTTGAAGAGAACATGAGCTTTGAAGAAGCCCTGGCTAAGGCTACGGAGCTTGGATATGCGGAGGCTGATCCGACAGCGGATGTAGAAGGTCTAGATGCAGGACGTAAGGTTGCAATCATGGCATCAATCGCATTTCATTCAAGGGTTGTATTTGACGATGTCCATACAGAAGGAATCACAAAGATTACTTCAGATGATATTGCATATGCAAAAGAATTTGACAGCGTGATTAAATTACTTGGTGTTGCACATAATACTGAGGGCGGAATTGAAGTCGGGGTCTATCCGATGCTGTTGAATAAAGAACATCCTCTGGCATCCGTAAGAGATTCTTTTAATGCAGTATTTGTACATGGAGATGCAGTAGATGATGCAATGTTCTACGGACGTGGGGCAGGAGAACTTCCTACAGCAAGTGCAGTTATGGGAGATATCATTGATGTTGCCAGAAATATTGAGTATGGATGCAATGGCCGAATCAGTTGTACATGTTATAGAGAAACACCAATCAAAAAGTTTGATGAGATAGAAAATAAGTTTTTCCTTCGTATGCAGGTGAAGAACCAGCCGGGGGTGCTGGCAAGTATTGCAACGGTATTTGGAAATCATGGCGTAAGTATTGCAAGAGTTGTTCAGAAGCATATAAAAGGCGATCAGGCCGAGCTTGTTATCGTAACAGATAAGGTGAGAGAAGATTATTTGAAAAATGCACTGGAACAGTTGAGAGATAGTGAAAATATTTTTGAAATCAGCAGTGTGATCCGAGAATATTAGGAGATTATAAAACTTAAGATAAATAAAGAATTTGCTTTGGATAAAAAAGGTTAGTTACAACAAACTTCTTCGTGAGATTTATTTACAAAAAGAAAAAACTGTGTTATAACTTAATATAGCAAGCTAGCGAATGTATAGCAACAAAAAGCTGCGCTCACAGAAAAACACCATAGCAAGTAGATGTTTTTCTGTGAGCCTTATTCATGTGAAGAGGCCAAAGGAGGAAGTTTATAATGAGTTATGCAGATAAAGTATTTATCGATATGTGTAAAGATATTATAGAGAACGGGACAAGTACAGAAGGTGAGAAAGTGCGTCCGGTGTGGGAGGACGGCACATCTGCTTATACGATTAAAAAGTTTGGTGTGGTGAATCGATATGATTTATCGAAAGAATTTCCGGCGCTGACGCTGAGAAGAACAGGAATTAAGAGTTGTACAGATGAGCTTCTCTGGATCTGGCAGAAGAAGTCGAATAATATCCATGATTTGAACAGTCATATCTGGGACAGTTGGGCGGATGAGGACGGCTCAATCGGAAAAGCATACGGATATCAGATGCAGGTGAAACACCAGTATAAAGAAGGAATGATGGATCAGGTGGACCGCGTGATCTATGATTTGAAGAACAATCCGTACAGTCGTCGTATTATGACTAATATTTATGTACATCAAGATCTGCATGAGATGAATCTTTATCCATGTGCATACAGTATGACATTTAATGTGACAAAGGAAGCGGGAAGTGATAAGCTTACTTTGAATGGAATCCTCAACCAGCGTTCTCAGGATGTTCTGGCAGCAAATAACTGGAACGTTTGTCAGTATGCAGTTCTTTTACACATGCTGGCACAGGTTTGTGATATGAAGGTAGGAGAATTTGTACATGTCATTGCAGATGCACATATTTATGACAGACACGTGCCGCTTATCAAGGAATTGATATCAAGAGAGCCGCTTCCGGCACCGACATTCTGGTTAAATCCGGAAGTAAAAGATTTTTACGATTTCACACCGGATGATGTAAGACTGGATAATTATGAAACACATCCACAGATTAAAAATATTCCGATAGCAGTGTAGGAGGTTTTAGATAATGAATGCAATAGCAGCAGTAGATGCAAACTGGGCAATAGGAAATAAAAACAGACTTTTAACAAGTATTCCGGCGGATATGAAGTTCTTCAGAGAGAAGACAATGGGACATGTTGTTGTAATGGGAAGAAAAACTTTGGAAAGCTTCCCAAACGGGCTGCCTCTTAAGAACAGAGTTAATATCGTGTTGACAGCGAACCGTTCTTATAAAGTGAAAGATGCGGTTATCGTGCATACAAAAGAAGAATTGTTGGAAGAATTAAAAAAATATGATTCAAATGAGCTGTATGTAATCGGAGGAGGAAGCATTTACGAGATGCTGATCCCATATTGTGATACAGCGTATATCACAAAGATCGATCATGCATATGCAGCAGATACGTATTTCCCAAATCTGGATCAGATGGATGATTGGGAGATGACGGAGGTCAGTGAGGAGCAGACTTGTTTTGATTTGGAATATGTATTCGCAAAATATGAACGCAAATAATCAAAAAATAAATAAAAAGAAGAAAAGAAATTTTATATTCAGAGGTGTGAGTATACTCTGTACAATAGCATTTCTGGTCAGTGGATTATGCGGCTGTACAGCAGATGACAATGGAGAAGAAAATCATCCAAAAGACCAGAAGAAGCTTCGGGTCGTGACAACTATTTTCCCGCAGTACGATTTTGTACGGCAGATAGCGGGAGATAATGTGTCACTAACCATGCTTTTGAAACCAGGAGAGGAAACACATTCTTACGAACCAACACCACAGGATATCATTGCAATCCAGAATGCAGACTTGTTTATTTATGTCGGCGGAGAGAATGACGAGTGGGTGGAAGATATTTTGGAATCACCGGAGATGGAAGATGTGAAGAGACTTCGTCTGGTAGATTGTGTTGGAAATATTCTTGCAGAAGAGCATGTGGAAGGAATGAAGGAAGAGCGCGGGCATTCTCATGAAGATGAGGAAGAGGAGAGCCACGATGAAGAGGAACATTTTCTTCATTCTGCAGAAGAAACGGAAGAAGAGCATAATGAGCATGTACACACGATGGATGAGCATGTCTGGACATCACCGTGCAATGCGATTGACATTGTAGAGCATATCACAGAGGAATTATGTTCTTTGGATCCAGAGCATGGACAGACATATAAAGATAATGCAGAAGCGTATGAGACACAGTTGAAGGAACTGGATACATCGTTTCGCAATGTAGTGAAAAATGCGAAGAATCATACACTCTTGTTTGGAGACCGTTTCCCATTTCGATATTTTGCGGCAGAGTATGGACTGGATTATTATGCAGCATTTTCGGGTTGTGCATCAGATACAGAACCAAGTGCGGCAACGATGGCATTTCTGATTAATAAGGTGAAAGAAGAACATATCCCGGTCGTGCTGAAGATGGAGCTTAGTAATGATAATATTGCAAATGCGATTGCGGAGGCGTGTGATGTTCCGGTGAAAGTATTTTACAGCAGTCATAATATTAGTGCTAAGCAGTTTGAAGCGGGAGTAACTTATTTGGATTTAATGAAAGAAAATGTAGAAACGTTAAAGGAGGCTTTGAGATAATGGCTTTGATTCAATGTGAAAATATATCAATTGCATACGAAGGTCAGACAGTCATTGAGGATTTATCATTTCAGATGGATCAAGGGGATTATCTTTGTATTGTCGGGGAGAATGGTTCCGGAAAGAGTACTTTAGTCAAGAGTCTTTTGGGGTTAAAGAGTCCGTCGAAGGGGAAAATTATTTTCGGAGATGGATTGCTTCAAAGAGAGATTGGGTACCTTCCACAGCAAAATGATGTGCAGAAGGATTTTCCGGCAAGTGTGTATGAAGTAGTATTGTCAGGACGGTTAAATGGACGTGGTTTTCATCCATTTTACAAAGCAGAGGATAAGAGGCGGGCAAAAGAAAATATGCAGCTTTTAGGAATCGATGACCTTGCAAGAAGTTGTTTTCGAGATTTGTCCGGCGGACAGAAGCAGAGAGTTCTGCTCGCAAGAGCTTTGTGTGCGACAAAGAAGCTTCTTCTTCTGGATGAGCCGGTGACAGGACTTGATCCAATCGTGACAGCAGAGTTTTATCAACTGATCAAAGAGATAAATCAGAAGTCAGGGATTGCTGTTGTGATGGTCTCTCATGATATTGAAAGTGCACTTCGAGATGCAACACACATTTTACATTTGCAGGAAAATGCAAGGTTTTTCGGGACGACAGAGGATTATAAGAAGAGTGCTGTCGGCAGACAATATATTAAAAGTGGACAGATTGATGTTCAGGAAGCGGTAGTAGAGGAACGTCTGAAACAGATGAAAGGGGGAGATAAGTCATGAATACAATGATTGAGATGCTCTCCTATCCATTTATGGTGAGGGCGTTTACAGTAGGAATTCTGGTCTCTTTATGTTCCGCACTTTTGGGCGTGAGCCTGGTATTAAAGAGGTATTCGATGATAGGCGATGGCTTGTCGCATGTGGGATTTGGCGCACTGGCAGTTGCAGCAGCGTTAAATGTAGCACCGCTGGCGGTCGCAATTCCGGTCGTGATCATTGCGGCGATACTTCTTCTTAGGGTGAACAGTAGCAGTGTGCTCAAAGGTGATTCGGCGATTGCACTGATTTCCACCAGTGCACTTGCAATCGGTGTTATGGTAATATCCATGACAACAGGAATGAATACAGATGTTTACAATTACATGTTTGGAAGTATTCTGGCAATGAGTGCAGAGGATGTCCGCATGAGTGTGATTTTATCGGTAGTCGTATTATTGTTGTATATATTTTTCTATAATAAAATATTTGCGATTACATTTGATGAAATATTTGCAAAAGCAACAGGTGTGAAAGCTGATTTATATAATACATTGATTGCAGTTCTGACAGCTGTGACAATCGTGCTCGGAATGAGAATGATGGGAACATTGCTGATTTCCAGTCTGATCATATTTCCGGCACTTACATCTATGCGAGTCTGCAAGACGTTTCGAGGAGTGATTGTAAATTCAGCGATTATTTCTGTTGTGTGCTTCTGCATTGGCATTTCGGTGTCATACTTTTTTGCAACTCCGGCAGGAGCCAGTGTGGTTGTTGTAAATCTGGCATTTCTTGGTATTTATACAATAATAGGATTTATCAGACAGCGAAAATAACGTTTGCAAACAGGACGTTTTTATAAAGGGAGGTTTTTCTATGAAACAGATTTCAGGTAATAAGTTGTTAGTAAAAGCATTGAAAGAAGAAGGGGTAGACACATTATTTGGTTATCCGGGGGCTTGTACGATCGATATCAGTGATGAGCTTTATAAACAGGATGATATACGTGTGATTCTGCCTCGACATGAGCAGGCTTTGGTTCATGCTGCCGATGCATATGCCCGTACGACAGGTAAAGTCGGAGTCTGTCTCGTAACAAGCGGACCGGGAGCGACGAACCTTGTAACAGGTCTTGCAACAGCAAACTATGACAGTGTGCCATTGGTTTGTTTTACTGGTCAGGTTTCAAGACATTTGATCGGAAACGATGCTTTTCAGGAAGTAGATATCGTAGGTATTACAAGAAGTATTACGAAGTACGGTGTTACTGTCCATAAACGTGAGGACCTGGGTCGTATTATCAAAGAAGCCTTTTATATAGCAAGAACAGGGAAACCGGGTCCGGTACTGATTGACCTTCCGAAAGATGTTATGGCAGAGCTTGGAAGTGCAGAGTACCCGAAATCTGTAAATATCCGTGGATACAAACCGACTACGGCTGTTCATATCGGACAGTTGAAACGAGCTTTGAAAATGCTTGGAAAAGCAGAACGTCCGTTATTTCTTGCAGGTGGCGGAGTAATCATTGCAGATGCAAAAGAGGCATTTAAAGAAGTTGTAGAGAAGACAAATGTACCGGTTGTTACAACTGTTATGGGACGTGGTGCGATTCCAACGAACCACCCATTGTTTATAGGAAACCTTGGTATGCACGGTGCGTATGCGGCCAATATGGCAGTTAGTGAGTGTGATCTGTTGTTCTCTATCGGAACGAGATTTAACGACCGTATTACAGGGAAATTACATGAGTTTGCCCCACATGCACAAATTATCCACATAGATATTGATACAGCGTCCATTTCGCGAAATATCCATGTTGATGTTCCGATTGTTGCAGATGCGAAAGATGCAATTACAAAAATGAATGAATATGTTGTTCCATGTAAGACGAAGAAATGGCTAGATGAGATCAATGAGTGGCAGCATGTACACCCGTTGACGATGAAAAAGCATGCAGAAATGGGACCGATGGATATTATCGGGGAGATTAACAGACAGTTTGATGAGGCAATCATTGTAACGGATGTAGGTCAGCATCAGATGTTTGCGGCACAGTTTACAGAGATTACAGAGAAGAAGCAGATTATTATGTCAGGCGGACTTGGAACGATGGGGTATGGATTCCCGGGAGCAATCGGAGCAAAACTGGGCAATCCGGATAAGCCGGTCATTATGATCTCAGGAGATGGCGGTATGCAGATGAACATTCAGGAATTTGCAACTGCAGTATTGGAAGAACTTCCTGTTATCTTATGTGTATTTAACAATACATATCTTGGAATGGTACGTCAGTGGCAGAAATTATTCTATGGAAAACGTTATGGAATGACAGATTTGCGCGCGGGTGCTTTGACAAGAAGAACAAATGGAGAAGAAAAGCCGGAGTATACACCGGACTTCATTAAGCTGGCAGAGAGTTATGGAGCAAAGGGTATACGTGTTACAAAAACAGATGAGATTGCAGCAGCATTTGAAGAGGCTAAGAAAAATACAAAAGTTCCGACATTGATTGAATTTATCATTGATCCGGAAGAAATGGTATTCCCAATGATTAAGCCGGGCGGAACATTGGAAGAAATGATCATAGAGTGTTAGGAGGACTGAAAAAATGGAGAATAGTATAAAGAAAAGATGGATTTCATTGTATGTAGAAAATCAGGTAGGTGTTCTTTCAAAAATTTCAGGACTCTTTTCCGGAAAAGCATATAACCTGGATAGTCTGACAGTAGGAACAACAGAAGATCCTACAGTATCACGAATGACGATCGCAACAGTCAGTGATGATGAAACATTTGAACAGATAAAAAAACAATTGAATCGAATGGTAGAAGTGATTAAAGTAATCGACTTTACAGATTTATTTGTCCGTATGAAAGAAATTTTATATGTAAAGGTTAAAAAATGCAGCAGAGAAGATAAGGCAGAGCTGTTTCGAATTGCAGAGACATATAAAGCAAAACCGATGGATATCGGAAGAGACAGTCTTCTGATTGAATTCGTTCAGACTGCAACAAAGAATGATGCGGTTATCAAACTGATGAAGGAAGAGTTCCAGAATATTGAAGTTGTACGTGGCGGAAGCGTTGGAATTGAGTCGATTAGCATGATGGAAAGATAAAAAAATATAAAAAAACAGAGTGCACTCTTGAATTTTCTTTTTAATCGTATTATAATCGACTAAAGATAGAAAGCTTGATATTGGAATGGAGGAACTACAGATGGATAAGAAAAATATTGATTGGGAGAATCTTGGATTTGGATATGTTCAGACAGAGAAGCGTTATGTTTCAAACTTCAAAGATGGAAAATGGGATGATGGAGTCCTGACAGAGGATGCGAACATCGTTCTGAATGAATGTGCAGGAGTACTTCAGTATGCACAGACAGTATTTGAAGGCATGAAAGCATATACAACAGAAGATGGACGAATTGTTGTATTTCGCCCTGATTTGAATGCAAAACGTATGGTTGATTCTGCGAAGAGACTCGAGATGCCTCCGTTCCCAGAAGAGAGATTTGTAGATGCGATTGAAAAGGTTGTTAAGGCAAATGCTGAATATGTACCACCATACGGTTCAGGAGCAACTCTGTATTTAAGACCTTATATGTTTGGAAGTAATCCGGTTATCGGAGTAAAACCTGCAAATGAGTATCAGTTCCGTATTTTTGCGACACCGGTAGGACCATACTTCAAAGGTGGAGCAAAACCTGTAACAATCTGTATTTCAGATTTTGACCGTGCTGCACCGCATGGAACAGGACATATCAAGGCTGGATTGAACTATGCTATGAGCCTGCATGCAATTGTAACAGCTCATGCAAATGGATTTGATGAGAACATGTATCTTGATTCTGCTACAAGAACAAAAGTAGAAGAGACAGGTGGAGCAAACTTCATTTTTGTAACAAAAGATAATAAAGTTGTAACTCCTCATTCAAATACAATTCTTCCATCTATTACAAGACGTTCTCTGATGTATATTGCAGAGCATTATCTTGGACTTGAAGTAGAAGAAAGAGATGTATATGTAGAAGAACTGAAAGATTTTGCAGAGTGTGGTCTGTGTGGAACAGCAGCCGTTATCTCACCGGTAGGTAAAGTTGTTGATCACGGAAAAGAAATCTGTTTCCCAAGCGGAATGGAGAAGATGGGACCAATCACTCAGAAATTGTATGATACATTGACAGGTATCCAGATGGGACGTATCGAAGCTCCGGAAGGATGGCTGAAAGTAATCGAATAATTTGGATAATATTTCAGATATAATTTGAAAAAAATAGCCTGTAAAGTATTTGTAAGGTGGATAAAAGAGGGTGCATTCACAAAAAATGTGAATTGCATCTTCTTTTTTTGACAAGGCTGTTTACAAGCATTTTACAGAATGATATGATAAAATGAAATGGAATTTTAGAATGGAAGTAAAGCAGTAATGAAAAGGTGTATATATACCCTTGCTTTTTTCTGTATGCTTTGTTTTGGATGGATGTTGAATCCCTTGACGGTGCATGCGGAGATTGCATCAGACCGGGCGTTTGATGGAGCAGTGTGGGAGAAGATTATAGAGGATGATACAGAGGCGGCAGAGGGCGTCGTACAATCTATGTGTGTGACAGATTATTACATCATTATGATGGAGAATGTTGCAGAGGATGGAACGACACCGGATATTATAAAAGCATATTACCGGTATGACCATGACGAGAATGGACAGCCTGTTGAACGGTATTCCCTTGCAAAACGTGTGCAGGATATGTGTTATGAACATTGTAACGGAATGGCATTTAACCCAAATACGCGGGAAATCGTGGTTGCGTTGTACACAAGCTATAATGCGGAAAACCGAGGCTGTGTTTTTTTGCTGGATGCGGATACATTGGAATTCAAAGGCCGGATGAAGATTTCAGATGATTATAATATACTCGGAATCGGTTATGATCAAACGGAGGATTGTTATTATATTCAGACAAATGCAGATGGTGGATATACATTTAAAAAGCTGGACAGTCAGTTTCAGATTGTAGATGATTACGGAACGATGGAAGGCTATTCTAAGGGAACAAATTTTCAGGATCTTTGTGTAAGCGGAGATTATATCATTAATTTACCCTTGACCTTAAATATGGGAATCGGTGATTATATTAACATGTATTCTATCTCCAGAAGAGTGATGGTGTCGGATACACAGATGAATTTCAATTTTGAAGGAGTAAGTGCAGATGAACCGGAAAGTATCTGTGAATTAGAACCTGGATTATTTGCGGTAACAGTGACGCAGTCATATGCAGACGGAAGAAGAACTGTGGCGGTCTATAAGACGATGGTTCCTTATAATTTTCCGGCAGCAGATATACAAAAGAGTACAGAGCCGATAAGTGAAGATGTGAGTACACCGGAAATAGTGGCAAGTGAAAAACAAGAAGATCAGCATGTTATCTCAACACCTGTAAAGCAAAAGATATCAAGCCTTGCGAAGTTAAAAAGCAAGATCAAGCTGCCATCAGTAAAACAGGTTTTGAAGGTTGTATTATTGCTTGTGGTTGCAATTGTTATATTCCTTGCATTTTATATGCGGCTTATTGCCATCAGACGGGAACGTCAGCGCAAGCTGGAAAAGGCAAGAAGAGAGCGAAAAGCAATCAGAGAGAAATACGAGGACGAAGAAAGAAGAATATATTGATAAACGAGGTAGAAGATGGAAGCATATACAAGTTTTGCAGTAGTGTATGATACGTTCATGGATAATGTGCCTTATGAAGAATGGGGAGAATATTTACATGGATTGTTATTGGAATATGGGGTGGAAGACGGGCTGGTTTTGGACCTTGGATGCGGAACCGGAACAATGACTGAAATTTTAGCTTCAAAGGGCTATGATATGACCGGAGTAGATTTTTCGGAAGAAATGTTAGATATTGCAATGCAGAAACGCACGAAGAGTGGACATGATATATTATATCTGATGCAGGATATGCGGGAATTTGAATTATATGGAACAGTCAGAGCCATTGTAAGCGTTTGTGATTCTATGAATTATCTTACAGAAGATGGTGATTTGGAGCAGGTGTTCAGACTTGCCAATAATTATCTGGATCCGGGCGGATTATTTATTTTTGATATGAATACAGAATATAAATATCGCGAAATGCTGGGGGACCAGACAATCGCAGAAGAACGTGAGAATTGTAGTTTTATTTGGGACAACTATTATTACGAGGAAGAAAAGATCAATGAATATCAGTTATCTTTGTTTGTGGAAGACCCGGTTTTAAGTGAAAAGACGGGACAGGATATTTGCAGAAAATTTCAAGAGATGCACTATCAGAGAGCATACAGTCTCGCAGAAGTAAAGGCAGCATTGGAAGTGGCAGGGATGGAGTTTATTGCGGCTTACGATGCATTTACAAGGAATCCGGTGCATCAGGAAAGTGAGCGTATGTATATCATTGCGAGAGAACAGGGAAAGTAAGAGAGGAGAATAGATATGTCAGATTATATAGTAAGAGCAACAGCGGCAAATACACAGATTCGTGCATTTGCTGCATCAACAACAGAATTGGTAGAGGAGGCACGCAAGCGTCATCAGACAAGTCCGGTTGCGACAGCAGCGCTGGGACGTCTGCTTACAGCCGGTGTTATGATGGGAAGTATGATGAAGAATGACAGTGATGTATTGACATTACAGATTCAGTGTGGCGGTGAGATTGGAGGAATGACGGTGACTGCAGACAGTCACGGAGATGTAAAAGGATATGTGAATAATCCGGATGTTATGCTGCCGCCAAAGAATGGCAAGCTGGATGTTGGAGGCGCATTGGGACCGGGATTTTTGAATGTAATCAAAGATATGGGACTAAAAGAGCCATATTCAGGACAGACTATGCTTCAGACAGGTGAGATTGCAGAAGATCTGACATATTATTTTGCAACATCAGAGCAGGTACCATCATCTGTCGGTTTGGGTGTTTTGATGGAGAAAGACAATACAGTGCGCTGCGCAGGTGGATTTATTGTACAGGTAATGCCATTTGTAGATGATGAGGTTCTTGATAAATTAGAGGCCAATATCCAGAAGATTCAATCTGTAACAGCGATGCTTGATAATGGACATACTCCGGAAGAGATGCTGAATCAGGTTTTGGAAGGGCTGGATGTAGAGATTACAGATACGCTTCCTGCTAAATTTAACTGTAATTGCTCAAAGGATAGAATTGAAAAAGCAATTATCAGCATTGGTAAAAAGGAAATACAGGCTATGATCGATGATGATAAACCGATTGAAGTGAAGTGTCATTTCTGTAATACAGCGTATAAATTTGAAGTGGAAGAGTTAAAAAAGCTGCTTAAGAAGGCAACGAGATAACACGATTAATATCATGACAATGAAAGTTCTAAGTGAAGAGAACCGGATAAGAAACAGGAGTGATGAAAGATGAAACAGGGATTTGTAAAGGTTGCAGCCGTAACACCAAATCTTCAGGTTGCAGATGTAGAGTACAATACAGGAAAAATTTGTGAGGCAATTGATGCAGCTTACGAGAACAGAGCGAAAGTGGTTGTTTTTCCGGAGCTGTGTATTACAGGGTATACGTGTAGTGATCTGTTTTTGCAGGATATATTGTTGGAAGAGTCAAAAAAGGCATTATTAAAAATAGCAAAATATACAAGAGACAAGGATATGCTGATTTTTGTCGGAATGCCGCTTATGCAGGATGGAAAGCTCTACAATGTGGCAGCAGCCTTAAATAAGGGAGATATTTTAGGATTTACTACAAAAACATTTCTTCCAAATTATGGTGAATTTTATGAAATGCGTCAATTTACACCGGGACCAAAAGAAGCCAGATGGATTTTGTTTGAGGGAAATAAAGTTCCGTTTGGTCCGCAGATTTTGTTTGAATGTACAACGATGCCAAATCTTGTAGTTTCAGCTGAAATATGTGAAGATGTATGGGCTCCTATGCCGCCTAGTATTCAGGCTGCATTAGGAGGAGCAACACTTATAGTGAACTGTTCAGCCAGTGATGAGACGATTGGTAAGAGCAGTTATAGAAGAGAGCTGATCAAAGGACAGTCAGCACGTCTGCTTGCCGGATATATTTATGCCAATGCGGGAGAGGGCGAGTCAACAACAGATCTTGTGTTTGGCGGACATAATATTATTGCCGAGAATGGTTCTATATTGAGAGAATCAAGAAGATTTGTGAATAGAGCAATTTATTCGGAGATTGATATCAATCGTCTGGTCGGTGAGAGACGTAAGAATACAACATTTCAGATAAATGATGTACCAGGGCTGATACGCGTTCCTTTTTATCTTGAGATGGAGAAGACCTATCTTACAAGAAAATTTTCAAAACATCCATTTGTGCCATATAACGAGCGTGA
This Ruminococcus hominis DNA region includes the following protein-coding sequences:
- a CDS encoding branched-chain amino acid aminotransferase produces the protein MDKKNIDWENLGFGYVQTEKRYVSNFKDGKWDDGVLTEDANIVLNECAGVLQYAQTVFEGMKAYTTEDGRIVVFRPDLNAKRMVDSAKRLEMPPFPEERFVDAIEKVVKANAEYVPPYGSGATLYLRPYMFGSNPVIGVKPANEYQFRIFATPVGPYFKGGAKPVTICISDFDRAAPHGTGHIKAGLNYAMSLHAIVTAHANGFDENMYLDSATRTKVEETGGANFIFVTKDNKVVTPHSNTILPSITRRSLMYIAEHYLGLEVEERDVYVEELKDFAECGLCGTAAVISPVGKVVDHGKEICFPSGMEKMGPITQKLYDTLTGIQMGRIEAPEGWLKVIE
- a CDS encoding class I SAM-dependent DNA methyltransferase gives rise to the protein MEAYTSFAVVYDTFMDNVPYEEWGEYLHGLLLEYGVEDGLVLDLGCGTGTMTEILASKGYDMTGVDFSEEMLDIAMQKRTKSGHDILYLMQDMREFELYGTVRAIVSVCDSMNYLTEDGDLEQVFRLANNYLDPGGLFIFDMNTEYKYREMLGDQTIAEERENCSFIWDNYYYEEEKINEYQLSLFVEDPVLSEKTGQDICRKFQEMHYQRAYSLAEVKAALEVAGMEFIAAYDAFTRNPVHQESERMYIIAREQGK
- the hslO gene encoding Hsp33 family molecular chaperone HslO, with the protein product MSDYIVRATAANTQIRAFAASTTELVEEARKRHQTSPVATAALGRLLTAGVMMGSMMKNDSDVLTLQIQCGGEIGGMTVTADSHGDVKGYVNNPDVMLPPKNGKLDVGGALGPGFLNVIKDMGLKEPYSGQTMLQTGEIAEDLTYYFATSEQVPSSVGLGVLMEKDNTVRCAGGFIVQVMPFVDDEVLDKLEANIQKIQSVTAMLDNGHTPEEMLNQVLEGLDVEITDTLPAKFNCNCSKDRIEKAIISIGKKEIQAMIDDDKPIEVKCHFCNTAYKFEVEELKKLLKKATR